The following are encoded in a window of Microcaecilia unicolor chromosome 7, aMicUni1.1, whole genome shotgun sequence genomic DNA:
- the EVX2 gene encoding homeobox even-skipped homolog protein 2 isoform X2 — protein sequence MMERIRKEMILMERGLHSPTASKRLSNLSDSAGNVVLEALENAQHSARLSPRLTSASLHSSIGDIPGKGKFEIDALFNIPHQNSESTTASQIPSPDNRKKISHYSEVAQEADMNSDVEVGCSALRSPTSLSVTQLKENNKESSSAASTTTSLAGSGLGGLNSSSSVASSSSAADQVRRYRTAFTREQIARLEKEFYRENYVSRPRRCELAAALNLPETTIKVWFQNRRMKDKRQRLAMSWPHPADPSFYTYMMTHAAATGSLPYPFHSHVPLHYYPHMGVTAAAAAAAASGAAASPFATSIRPLDTFRALSHPYSRPELLCSFRHPGLYQSPAGLNSTAAASAAAAAAAAAAAASAPAASTPCSCLSCHSNQTAAALGSRSASSDFTCTAASQRSESSFLPYSAAVLSKTTVPPQDQREEAPLTR from the exons ATGATGGAAAGAATAAGAAAAGAGATGATTCTGATGGAAAGGGGACTGCACAGTCCTACAGCTAGCAAAAGGCTTTCGAATTTGTCCGACTCAGCTGGAAATGTGGTGCTAGAGGCCCTGGAAAATGCTCAGCACAGCGCTCGCCTCAGCCCTAGACTAACTTCCGCCTCCCTGCACAGCTCCATAGGAGACATCCCTGGAAAAGGGAAATTCGAAATAGACGCCTTATTCAATATTCCACATCAGAACAGTGAAAGCACGACAGCTTCTCAAATCCCGTCGCCTGATAACAGGAAGAAAATTAGCCATTATTCCGAAGTTGCTCAAGAGGCAGATATGAACAGTGATGTGGAGGTGGGTTGCTCAGCACTGCGCTCCCCGACCAGCCTGAGCGTCACCCAGCTGAAAGAAAACAACAAAG AAAGCAGTTCAGCGGCCAGCACCACCACCTCGTTAGCAGGCTCTGGTTTGGGTGGTTTGAACAGTAGCAGCTCTGTGGCCAGCTCTAGCTCAGCAGCCGATCAGGTGCGGCGGTACCGGACGGCTTTCACCAGAGAGCAGATCGCTAGGCTGGAGAAAGAGTTCTATCGGGAGAATTATGTCTCCCGGCCAAGGCGGTGCGAGCTCGCAGCTGCCCTCAACCTGCCCGAAACCACCATCAAG GTGTGGTTTCAGAATAGACGGATGAAAGATAAAAGGCAACGTCTGGCTATGTCTTGGCCTCACCCTGCGGATCCAAGCTTCTACACCTACATGATGACGCACGCGGCAGCCACCGGAAGTCTGCCCTATCCATTCCACTCACACGTGCCTTTGCATTACTATCCTCACATGGGAGTCACGGCTGCCGCGGCCGCGGCTGCAGCCTCGGGGGCCGCAGCTTCGCCCTTTGCAACATCTATCCGCCCTCTGGACACTTTCCGTGCGCTCTCCCACCCTTATTCCCGCCCCGAACTGCTGTGCAGCTTCCGCCATCCGGGTCTTTACCAGTCCCCGGCAGGCCTGAACAGCACTGCTGCAGCCTCGGCTGCTGCAGCGGCGGCAGCTGCAGCGGCCGCGGCCTCAGCCCCAGCGGCTTCTACGCCTTGTTCCTGCCTCAGTTGTCATAGCAACCAGACAGCCGCTGCCTTGGGTTCGAGGAGCGCGAGCTCGGATTTCACTTGCACTGCTGCGTCACAAAGGTCGGAGAGCAGTTTTCTACCGTATTCTGCAGCTGTGCTGAGCAAGACGACCGTCCCTCCTCAGGATCAGAGAGAAGAAGCTCCCTTAACCAGATAA
- the EVX2 gene encoding homeobox even-skipped homolog protein 2 isoform X1, whose protein sequence is MMERIRKEMILMERGLHSPTASKRLSNLSDSAGNVVLEALENAQHSARLSPRLTSASLHSSIGDIPGKGKFEIDALFNIPHQNSESTTASQIPSPDNRKKISHYSEVAQEADMNSDVEVGCSALRSPTSLSVTQLKENNKGYSESSSAASTTTSLAGSGLGGLNSSSSVASSSSAADQVRRYRTAFTREQIARLEKEFYRENYVSRPRRCELAAALNLPETTIKVWFQNRRMKDKRQRLAMSWPHPADPSFYTYMMTHAAATGSLPYPFHSHVPLHYYPHMGVTAAAAAAAASGAAASPFATSIRPLDTFRALSHPYSRPELLCSFRHPGLYQSPAGLNSTAAASAAAAAAAAAAAASAPAASTPCSCLSCHSNQTAAALGSRSASSDFTCTAASQRSESSFLPYSAAVLSKTTVPPQDQREEAPLTR, encoded by the exons ATGATGGAAAGAATAAGAAAAGAGATGATTCTGATGGAAAGGGGACTGCACAGTCCTACAGCTAGCAAAAGGCTTTCGAATTTGTCCGACTCAGCTGGAAATGTGGTGCTAGAGGCCCTGGAAAATGCTCAGCACAGCGCTCGCCTCAGCCCTAGACTAACTTCCGCCTCCCTGCACAGCTCCATAGGAGACATCCCTGGAAAAGGGAAATTCGAAATAGACGCCTTATTCAATATTCCACATCAGAACAGTGAAAGCACGACAGCTTCTCAAATCCCGTCGCCTGATAACAGGAAGAAAATTAGCCATTATTCCGAAGTTGCTCAAGAGGCAGATATGAACAGTGATGTGGAGGTGGGTTGCTCAGCACTGCGCTCCCCGACCAGCCTGAGCGTCACCCAGCTGAAAGAAAACAACAAAG GGTACTCAGAAAGCAGTTCAGCGGCCAGCACCACCACCTCGTTAGCAGGCTCTGGTTTGGGTGGTTTGAACAGTAGCAGCTCTGTGGCCAGCTCTAGCTCAGCAGCCGATCAGGTGCGGCGGTACCGGACGGCTTTCACCAGAGAGCAGATCGCTAGGCTGGAGAAAGAGTTCTATCGGGAGAATTATGTCTCCCGGCCAAGGCGGTGCGAGCTCGCAGCTGCCCTCAACCTGCCCGAAACCACCATCAAG GTGTGGTTTCAGAATAGACGGATGAAAGATAAAAGGCAACGTCTGGCTATGTCTTGGCCTCACCCTGCGGATCCAAGCTTCTACACCTACATGATGACGCACGCGGCAGCCACCGGAAGTCTGCCCTATCCATTCCACTCACACGTGCCTTTGCATTACTATCCTCACATGGGAGTCACGGCTGCCGCGGCCGCGGCTGCAGCCTCGGGGGCCGCAGCTTCGCCCTTTGCAACATCTATCCGCCCTCTGGACACTTTCCGTGCGCTCTCCCACCCTTATTCCCGCCCCGAACTGCTGTGCAGCTTCCGCCATCCGGGTCTTTACCAGTCCCCGGCAGGCCTGAACAGCACTGCTGCAGCCTCGGCTGCTGCAGCGGCGGCAGCTGCAGCGGCCGCGGCCTCAGCCCCAGCGGCTTCTACGCCTTGTTCCTGCCTCAGTTGTCATAGCAACCAGACAGCCGCTGCCTTGGGTTCGAGGAGCGCGAGCTCGGATTTCACTTGCACTGCTGCGTCACAAAGGTCGGAGAGCAGTTTTCTACCGTATTCTGCAGCTGTGCTGAGCAAGACGACCGTCCCTCCTCAGGATCAGAGAGAAGAAGCTCCCTTAACCAGATAA